A single Acidobacteriota bacterium DNA region contains:
- a CDS encoding ATP-binding domain-containing protein, which yields MFKVLINDVFKKHLLRQPRDYRQRVREKLEFLENGIWDGGLRVKKLKGASPRCVFEGRLDAGNRILFSLGRETGRDGAVHAVAYVWGVASHDKVDRKSRSALPGDVPFLGFRPLSEVKVDSPELERMDASVFTQEAIAERVDDDAASQRWHPVAEPEWDRIRRYAADAFELFLHLTPEQEMILESPLPLLIAGTAGSGKTTLCVYGLLRSGLRASRRLFVTYNRHLRNYAEQLYYALLNGRDDEVSPVSPDFRTFRDLCLEIAAARGKTFAPQTEVDLHRFGKLAAAHPLAPRLDVVLVWEEIRSILKGALPPVNPETLSRGLRDLREKRLDASGLRSLQDQFLAFACMESGRPLEKAVRKHLDTDLEAFARNLARHAAARPERVIPVLEAALDLIHRQRELTRKRHLSFVEYELLGRKKAPNFPASRKSVYAVFEWYQAKLAENGWWDEADLAREACIFATAMDGHRWDAVVCDEVQDLTDVQQGLLFGLVRDPLKLLFAGDARQIVNPSGFRWEDLKRHFHERNLPVPPLRSLSLNFRSSGSVVELGNALLALQESLLGTSSELTREAWKYKGRPPAVVRGLPEADFLPLVRAAGAKRTLLVRTEEERTRLSRELGTELVFTITEAKGLEFDTVVLWKFAAAPAARDVWATILGLADRPAHDAWVRHEINLLYVAVTRARADLIVYDGPEPSAVWAHPDLAERVFETGDAVYVEKLWNTLSSPEEWVAQGRYFLEREHYRAAMECFRNGGDERALAGASALCFEKEGRWAEAAGCFEAVGETSRAAALYQRAGEFAKALPLWEAIGDSSNIQACRMEVYRRDGNHLGLAGIHLDRREYREAADSFLRAREHARAAVLYEKQCADPRRAAPCYEAAGLPKKAAAAWTRGGELDRAGELYERLGDFARAERCWKKGRCTDRLLKFYRQRKCKEKLLELYEREGMLDQALKLLQADSDPSRLREEAETLMGRRKFRPALIRFQAAKDVLGEARCRLAMKEYAEAALLFGRGGDPRSAGQAWARKGDFSMAVEAFLACPESDSEAAKELVKSIEALSSDKAKPLRAIGGGLLSRREFGKAARFFAACGDPLNEGCCRTLDGNDAAALDCWGRLRSSHAMAEVAKFAQRENRIRVGGRFFLGLDHGTDPWRSLILNDAFIEETIVLMNRYFGEHPDPVQRRRWYRELSMSDDFGYHWQKILPALERVGEYGVAAAYMNRVRITGYGLGSRETRKKLQEEIPSLVKEQQLEPLALRLQFLKEWRRLNDVVGRIPLQWETFALFGGSERHGEALAFCREQGADWAMEDFFYVCSDFRGLGALEQSRGNPMKAMDWFEKGGDFGAAARIQEQLKMNQTAGENYFKAGEYAKAREMLEGETKKSCRTRVAKACEAMGDYAAALEIWRELKSEKNAQRCRMKLQKTLF from the coding sequence GTGTTCAAGGTCCTCATCAACGACGTTTTCAAGAAGCACCTCCTTCGCCAGCCCCGGGACTACCGCCAGCGGGTCCGGGAGAAGCTGGAGTTCCTGGAGAACGGCATCTGGGACGGCGGGCTCCGGGTGAAGAAGCTCAAGGGCGCCTCCCCCCGCTGCGTCTTCGAGGGCCGCCTGGACGCCGGGAACCGCATCCTCTTCTCCCTCGGGCGCGAAACCGGCCGGGACGGCGCCGTCCACGCGGTGGCCTACGTCTGGGGCGTCGCCAGCCACGACAAGGTCGACCGGAAGAGCCGCTCCGCCCTCCCCGGCGACGTCCCCTTCCTTGGCTTCCGCCCCCTCTCGGAAGTGAAAGTGGACAGCCCCGAGCTGGAACGGATGGACGCCTCGGTGTTCACCCAGGAAGCCATCGCCGAGCGCGTGGACGACGACGCGGCCAGCCAGCGGTGGCACCCCGTGGCCGAGCCCGAGTGGGACCGGATCCGGCGTTACGCGGCCGACGCGTTCGAGCTGTTCCTCCACCTGACGCCCGAGCAGGAAATGATCCTGGAGAGCCCCCTTCCCCTGCTCATCGCCGGGACGGCGGGCAGCGGGAAGACCACCCTCTGCGTCTACGGCCTGCTGCGGAGCGGGTTGCGGGCGTCGAGGCGCCTTTTCGTCACCTACAACCGGCACCTCCGGAACTACGCCGAGCAGCTTTACTACGCCCTGCTCAACGGGCGTGACGACGAGGTTTCACCCGTGAGCCCGGACTTCCGGACCTTCCGGGACCTGTGCCTGGAGATCGCCGCCGCCCGTGGGAAAACCTTCGCCCCGCAAACGGAGGTGGACCTTCACCGCTTCGGGAAGCTGGCGGCGGCGCACCCCCTCGCCCCCCGCCTGGACGTGGTTCTCGTCTGGGAGGAGATCCGGTCCATCCTCAAGGGGGCGCTGCCGCCGGTCAACCCGGAGACTCTCTCCCGGGGGCTGCGGGACCTCCGGGAGAAGCGCCTGGACGCTTCCGGGCTCCGATCGCTGCAGGACCAGTTCCTGGCCTTTGCCTGCATGGAGTCGGGCCGCCCCCTGGAAAAAGCCGTCCGGAAGCACCTGGACACGGACCTGGAAGCTTTCGCGCGAAACCTGGCCCGGCACGCGGCGGCGCGGCCCGAGCGGGTGATCCCGGTCCTGGAGGCGGCCCTGGACCTGATCCACCGCCAGCGGGAACTCACCCGGAAACGGCATCTCTCCTTCGTCGAGTACGAACTGCTGGGCCGGAAGAAGGCCCCCAACTTCCCCGCCAGCCGGAAGAGCGTCTACGCCGTGTTCGAGTGGTACCAGGCGAAGCTGGCGGAGAACGGCTGGTGGGACGAGGCCGACCTGGCCCGAGAAGCCTGCATTTTCGCCACGGCGATGGACGGCCATCGCTGGGACGCCGTGGTCTGCGACGAGGTCCAGGACCTGACGGACGTTCAGCAGGGGCTTCTCTTCGGCCTGGTGCGGGACCCGCTCAAGCTCCTCTTCGCGGGGGACGCCCGCCAGATCGTCAACCCCAGCGGGTTCCGCTGGGAGGATCTCAAGCGGCACTTCCACGAACGCAACCTCCCCGTGCCCCCCCTCCGGTCCCTCAGCCTCAACTTCCGGAGCTCGGGGAGCGTGGTGGAGCTGGGCAACGCCCTCCTGGCCCTCCAGGAGAGTCTCCTGGGGACCTCGTCCGAGCTGACGCGGGAGGCGTGGAAGTACAAGGGCCGCCCCCCGGCGGTGGTCCGGGGGCTCCCCGAGGCCGACTTCCTGCCGCTGGTCCGGGCCGCCGGCGCGAAACGGACCCTCCTGGTGCGCACGGAAGAGGAGCGGACGCGGCTGTCCCGGGAACTGGGGACGGAGCTGGTGTTCACCATCACCGAGGCCAAGGGGCTCGAGTTCGACACCGTGGTGCTGTGGAAGTTCGCCGCCGCCCCCGCCGCCCGGGACGTCTGGGCGACCATCCTCGGCCTGGCGGACCGCCCGGCCCACGACGCCTGGGTCCGGCACGAGATCAACCTGCTCTACGTCGCCGTCACCCGGGCCCGGGCCGACCTCATCGTCTACGACGGCCCCGAGCCCTCCGCCGTGTGGGCCCACCCCGACCTCGCCGAGCGGGTCTTCGAGACGGGCGACGCGGTGTACGTGGAGAAGCTCTGGAACACCCTGTCGAGCCCGGAGGAGTGGGTGGCGCAGGGGCGGTACTTCCTCGAGCGGGAGCACTACCGGGCGGCCATGGAGTGCTTCCGCAACGGCGGCGACGAGCGCGCCCTCGCCGGGGCCTCCGCCCTGTGCTTCGAGAAGGAGGGCCGCTGGGCGGAGGCCGCGGGCTGCTTCGAGGCCGTGGGCGAGACCTCCCGGGCGGCGGCGCTTTACCAGCGGGCCGGCGAGTTCGCGAAGGCGCTGCCCCTGTGGGAGGCCATCGGGGATTCGTCGAACATCCAGGCGTGCCGGATGGAGGTCTACCGCCGGGACGGCAACCACCTCGGGCTGGCGGGGATCCACCTGGACCGGCGGGAGTACCGGGAGGCGGCCGACAGCTTCCTCCGGGCCCGGGAGCACGCCCGGGCGGCGGTGCTGTACGAGAAGCAGTGTGCGGACCCCCGACGGGCGGCGCCGTGCTACGAGGCCGCCGGGTTGCCGAAGAAGGCCGCTGCGGCCTGGACCCGCGGCGGGGAACTGGATCGGGCGGGGGAACTCTACGAGAGGCTGGGGGACTTTGCCCGGGCGGAGCGTTGCTGGAAGAAGGGCCGTTGCACGGACCGGCTCCTGAAGTTCTACCGGCAGCGGAAGTGCAAGGAAAAACTCCTGGAACTTTACGAGCGGGAGGGCATGCTCGACCAGGCCCTCAAGCTCCTCCAGGCCGATTCCGACCCCTCCCGCCTCCGGGAAGAGGCGGAGACCCTCATGGGAAGACGGAAATTCCGACCGGCGCTCATCCGGTTCCAGGCGGCGAAGGACGTCCTCGGGGAGGCCCGCTGCCGCCTGGCGATGAAGGAGTACGCGGAGGCCGCCCTCCTGTTCGGGAGGGGCGGGGATCCTCGGAGCGCCGGACAGGCCTGGGCCCGGAAGGGGGATTTCTCAATGGCCGTGGAGGCGTTCCTGGCCTGCCCGGAGTCCGATAGCGAGGCCGCGAAGGAACTCGTGAAGAGCATCGAGGCCCTGAGCTCCGACAAGGCCAAACCGCTGCGCGCGATCGGGGGGGGGCTGTTGTCCCGGCGGGAGTTCGGCAAGGCCGCCCGCTTTTTCGCGGCGTGCGGCGATCCCCTCAACGAGGGCTGCTGCCGGACCCTGGACGGGAACGACGCGGCGGCCTTGGACTGCTGGGGCCGTCTCCGGAGCAGTCACGCGATGGCCGAGGTGGCCAAGTTCGCCCAGAGGGAAAACCGGATCCGGGTGGGTGGGCGCTTCTTCCTCGGCCTCGACCACGGGACGGACCCGTGGCGCTCTCTGATCCTCAACGACGCGTTCATCGAGGAAACCATCGTCCTGATGAACCGGTACTTCGGCGAACACCCCGACCCCGTGCAACGCCGTCGCTGGTACCGTGAACTCTCGATGTCCGACGATTTCGGCTATCACTGGCAGAAGATCCTGCCGGCCCTGGAGCGGGTCGGGGAGTACGGCGTCGCGGCCGCTTACATGAACCGGGTACGAATCACGGGGTACGGTCTCGGCTCGAGGGAAACCCGGAAAAAACTTCAGGAGGAGATCCCCTCGCTCGTGAAGGAACAGCAGCTCGAGCCCCTGGCGCTCCGCCTCCAGTTCCTGAAGGAGTGGAGGAGGCTCAACGACGTCGTGGGGAGAATCCCCCTGCAGTGGGAGACCTTTGCCTTGTTCGGAGGGTCCGAGCGGCACGGCGAAGCCCTGGCGTTCTGCCGGGAACAGGGGGCGGACTGGGCCATGGAGGACTTTTTCTACGTCTGTTCCGACTTCCGGGGGCTCGGAGCGCTGGAACAGTCCCGGGGGAACCCCATGAAAGCGATGGACTGGTTCGAGAAAGGCGGGGATTTCGGGGCCGCCGCGAGGATCCAGGAGCAGTTGAAGATGAACCAGACGGCGGGGGAGAACTACTTCAAGGCCGGGGAGTATGCCAAAGCCCGGGAAATGCTGGAGGGGGAAACCAAGAAGTCGTGCCGAACCCGGGTGGCCAAGGCCTGCGAGGCCATGGGGGACTATGCGGCCGCCCTGGAAATCTGGCGGGAGCTCAAGAGCGAGAAGAACGCCCAGCGCTGCCGGATGAAGCTTCAGAAAACGCTTTTCTGA
- the rmuC gene encoding DNA recombination protein RmuC yields MPFQDLLILILLIVLCALTAVALRRKPTAGEVTPAALREETDRLLAQVRSEFAASRRESGEDAKGLRHEVSTTVLELGRTLQGQFTALGTQLGEQLTGLRNQVGELIRSNETKLGEMAASNAARLGELSQVSERKMEELRAALDAKLEAVRQAVSDQMEKVRQTVAEQLDRVRQESGAKLEEMRKTVDEKLHATLEKRLGESFRQVSERLEQVHKGLGEMQSLASGVGDLKKVLANVKTRGTWGEIQLGNLLEQILAPEQYTAQAQPKPRSAERVEFAIRLPGKEEGDAPVLLPIDAKFPREDYERLVDASEKGDARGVEEAGKALELRIRQEARAIRDKYVEPPHTTDFAILYLPIEGLYAEVLRRSGLAETLQRDFRVSVAGPTTLAALLNSLQMGFRTLAIQKRSSEVWKLLAAVKKKFESFGETFEKVQKKIREADTALDAARSDTRIMGDKLRGVEALTDAEASRVLSLPAPGEGPDEPVA; encoded by the coding sequence ATGCCGTTCCAGGACCTCCTGATCCTCATCCTGCTGATCGTGCTGTGCGCTTTGACGGCCGTCGCCCTGCGGCGGAAACCGACGGCCGGCGAGGTCACGCCCGCCGCCCTCCGGGAGGAGACGGACCGCCTCCTCGCCCAGGTGCGGTCCGAGTTCGCCGCGAGCCGCCGGGAGTCGGGGGAGGATGCCAAGGGCCTCCGCCACGAGGTCTCCACCACCGTGCTGGAACTGGGCCGGACGCTGCAGGGCCAGTTCACGGCCCTGGGGACCCAGCTGGGGGAACAGCTGACCGGTCTCCGCAACCAGGTCGGCGAGCTGATCCGGTCGAACGAGACGAAACTGGGCGAGATGGCGGCCTCCAACGCCGCACGGCTGGGCGAACTGAGCCAGGTCAGCGAGCGGAAGATGGAGGAACTCCGTGCGGCCCTCGACGCGAAACTGGAGGCGGTGCGGCAGGCCGTGTCGGACCAGATGGAGAAGGTCCGGCAGACGGTTGCGGAGCAACTGGACCGGGTGCGCCAGGAGAGCGGCGCGAAGCTGGAGGAGATGCGGAAGACCGTGGACGAAAAGCTGCACGCGACCCTGGAGAAGCGGCTGGGCGAGTCGTTCCGGCAGGTCAGCGAGCGCCTGGAACAGGTCCACAAGGGTCTGGGGGAGATGCAGAGCCTGGCGTCGGGCGTGGGGGACCTCAAGAAAGTCCTGGCCAACGTCAAGACCCGCGGCACCTGGGGGGAGATCCAGCTCGGCAACCTCCTGGAGCAGATCCTGGCCCCCGAGCAATACACGGCCCAGGCCCAGCCCAAACCCCGCTCCGCGGAGCGGGTCGAGTTCGCCATCCGGCTGCCGGGGAAGGAAGAGGGGGATGCCCCGGTCCTGCTCCCCATCGACGCGAAGTTCCCCCGGGAAGACTACGAGCGCCTGGTGGACGCCTCCGAGAAGGGGGACGCCCGCGGGGTGGAGGAGGCCGGCAAGGCGCTGGAGCTTCGCATCCGGCAGGAGGCGCGCGCGATCCGGGACAAGTACGTCGAGCCGCCTCACACCACCGATTTTGCCATCCTCTACCTGCCCATCGAGGGGCTCTACGCCGAGGTCCTGCGCCGCTCCGGGCTGGCCGAGACCCTGCAGCGGGACTTCCGCGTGTCGGTGGCCGGGCCCACGACCCTGGCCGCGCTGCTGAACAGCCTGCAGATGGGCTTCCGCACGCTGGCCATCCAGAAGCGGAGCAGCGAGGTGTGGAAACTCCTCGCCGCCGTGAAGAAAAAGTTCGAGTCCTTCGGCGAGACCTTCGAAAAGGTGCAGAAGAAGATCCGGGAAGCCGACACCGCGCTGGACGCGGCCCGGAGCGACACCCGGATCATGGGGGACAAGCTTCGGGGTGTGGAGGCCCTGACCGACGCGGAGGCGTCCCGGGTGCTGTCGCTCCCGGCGCCCGGGGAGGGGCCCGACGAGCCCGTGGCGTGA
- the serC gene encoding 3-phosphoserine/phosphohydroxythreonine transaminase: MTKRVHNFNAGPGTLPFEVVQEASQGVLEFKGTGMSIMEMSHRSKEYDQVIKEAAADMLELLGAPANYKALFIGGGASLQFSMTAMNFLPADGAADYINTGEWATKAIKEAKLFGKVNVVASSEDKKFSYIPDVKNLAFNPDAAYLHFTTNNTIYGTEFHEYPAPPANVPLFSDMSSDFMSRPFDITKFALIYAGAQKNVGPAGVTVVILREDMLEKIKPGLPTMLSYQTHWKNDSLFNTPPCVNVFVVGLVMKWLKKNGGLKAVEEVNVRKAKLIYDAIDNSGGFYRGTVAPEARSLMNITFRLPSEELEEKFVKEAGAADCKGLKGHRSVGGIRASTYNALPEASCQVLADFMKEFARRNG, translated from the coding sequence ATGACGAAACGAGTTCACAACTTCAACGCCGGTCCGGGGACCCTCCCGTTCGAGGTGGTCCAGGAAGCTTCCCAGGGCGTGCTGGAATTCAAGGGCACGGGGATGTCCATCATGGAGATGTCCCACCGGTCCAAGGAATACGACCAGGTGATCAAGGAAGCCGCCGCCGACATGCTGGAGCTGCTCGGCGCGCCCGCCAACTACAAGGCGCTGTTCATCGGCGGCGGGGCCAGCCTGCAGTTCTCCATGACCGCCATGAACTTCCTGCCCGCGGACGGCGCCGCCGACTACATCAACACCGGCGAGTGGGCCACGAAAGCCATCAAGGAGGCCAAACTCTTCGGGAAGGTCAACGTGGTGGCCTCCTCGGAGGACAAGAAGTTCTCCTACATCCCCGACGTGAAGAACCTCGCGTTCAACCCGGACGCCGCCTACCTCCACTTCACCACCAACAACACCATCTACGGCACCGAGTTCCACGAGTACCCCGCCCCGCCCGCGAACGTGCCCCTCTTCTCGGACATGTCCTCGGACTTCATGTCCCGCCCCTTCGACATCACGAAGTTCGCCCTGATCTACGCCGGGGCGCAGAAGAACGTGGGCCCCGCCGGCGTGACGGTGGTCATCCTCCGGGAGGACATGCTGGAGAAGATCAAGCCGGGCCTGCCCACCATGCTGAGCTACCAGACCCACTGGAAGAACGACTCCCTCTTCAACACCCCGCCCTGCGTCAACGTTTTCGTGGTGGGGCTCGTCATGAAGTGGCTGAAAAAGAACGGCGGTCTGAAGGCGGTCGAAGAGGTCAACGTCCGCAAGGCGAAGCTGATCTACGACGCCATCGACAACTCCGGCGGCTTCTACCGGGGCACGGTGGCGCCCGAGGCCCGCTCCCTCATGAACATCACCTTCCGCCTCCCCTCCGAGGAACTGGAGGAGAAGTTCGTCAAGGAAGCCGGCGCGGCCGACTGCAAGGGGCTCAAGGGCCACCGGAGCGTCGGCGGCATCCGGGCCTCCACCTACAACGCCCTGCCGGAAGCGTCCTGCCAGGTGCTGGCCGACTTCATGAAGGAATTCGCCCGCCGGAACGGGTGA
- a CDS encoding threonine/serine exporter family protein translates to MDIDTESIQTLAVPAESRPEEEKVVAFAARLARALHRSGSPATRLEEVIGGIASRLGQEGNYLSLPTAFMASFGPFGRQNVVLVRVEPGDINLQKLVQLDEVADRVSSGKLDLDTGARLVEAVETARPPYGPVLTTFCTGVTSAATARFLGGGWREIAVSGVIGLLVGLMSIFFTRRRAIYRVFEPAAAFLASVLAVAAAWWIGSLSTSVTIVGGLIFLVPGFSFTIAMSELNSRHLMSGTGRLMGAFTTFMIIGLGVLLGGKVAVMLSLVSRGAGESIPLPWAEALAMAAGLLCLGIIFRAPPRDLHWILGIGSVAYATTRFGADPLGADVSTWLAALVLGLLSSAYSRLKRRPATVTLVPGLMLLVPGSMGLRSMLLMMDQNVMTGLDGAFQVAMMAVTLATGLLVADILLAPKKSL, encoded by the coding sequence TTGGACATCGACACGGAATCCATCCAGACCTTGGCGGTCCCCGCGGAGTCGCGTCCCGAGGAAGAGAAAGTCGTCGCCTTCGCCGCGCGCCTGGCACGGGCCCTCCACCGATCCGGCTCACCTGCCACCCGTCTGGAGGAGGTGATCGGAGGGATCGCCTCGCGCCTGGGGCAGGAGGGCAACTACCTCTCGCTGCCCACGGCGTTCATGGCGTCCTTCGGGCCGTTCGGGCGGCAGAACGTGGTCCTGGTGCGGGTGGAGCCGGGGGACATCAATCTCCAGAAGCTGGTCCAGCTCGACGAGGTGGCCGACCGGGTCTCGTCGGGGAAACTCGATCTCGATACGGGGGCGCGGCTCGTCGAGGCGGTGGAGACCGCGCGTCCCCCGTACGGTCCCGTCCTGACGACCTTCTGCACCGGCGTGACCTCGGCGGCCACCGCCCGGTTCCTCGGCGGTGGCTGGCGGGAGATCGCCGTCTCGGGGGTGATCGGACTGCTGGTGGGACTGATGTCGATCTTTTTCACCCGCCGCCGGGCGATCTACCGGGTTTTCGAGCCGGCGGCAGCCTTCCTGGCGTCGGTCCTGGCCGTGGCGGCCGCGTGGTGGATCGGTTCCCTCTCCACGTCCGTGACCATCGTGGGCGGGCTCATCTTCCTGGTGCCCGGGTTCTCCTTCACCATCGCCATGTCGGAACTGAACAGCCGTCACCTGATGTCGGGGACCGGCCGGCTGATGGGGGCGTTCACCACGTTCATGATCATCGGTCTCGGGGTCCTGCTGGGAGGGAAGGTGGCGGTGATGCTGAGCCTTGTCTCCCGGGGGGCCGGAGAATCGATCCCTCTTCCGTGGGCCGAGGCCCTGGCCATGGCAGCTGGGCTGCTGTGCCTGGGGATCATTTTCCGGGCCCCTCCCCGCGACCTCCACTGGATCCTGGGAATCGGGTCCGTGGCCTACGCCACCACCCGCTTCGGGGCGGACCCGCTGGGTGCGGACGTGAGTACCTGGCTGGCGGCCCTGGTGCTGGGATTGCTGTCCAGCGCCTACTCCCGCCTGAAGCGGCGGCCCGCCACCGTCACCCTGGTCCCCGGGCTCATGCTCCTGGTCCCCGGCAGCATGGGCCTGCGGAGTATGCTCCTCATGATGGACCAAAACGTCATGACAGGCCTGGACGGTGCCTTCCAGGTGGCCATGATGGCGGTCACCCTCGCCACGGGTCTTCTGGTGGCCGACATTCTCCTTGCCCCGAAGAAGTCGCTGTAG